A window of the Lepus europaeus isolate LE1 chromosome 5, mLepTim1.pri, whole genome shotgun sequence genome harbors these coding sequences:
- the RPL11 gene encoding large ribosomal subunit protein uL5 → MAQDQGEKENPMRELRIRKLCLNICVGESGDRLTRAAKVLEQLTGQTPVFSKARYTVRSFGIRRNEKIAVHCTVRGAKAEEILEKGLKVREYELRKNNFSDTGNFGFGIQEHIDLGIKYDPSIGIYGLDFYVVLGRPGFSIADKKRRTGCIGAKHRISKEEAMRWFQQKYDGIILPGK, encoded by the exons ATGGCG CAGGACCAAGGTGAGAAGGAGAACCCCATGCGGGAACTTCGCATCCGCAAGCTGTGCCTCAACATCTGTGTGGGCGAGAGTGGAGACAGACTGACCCGGGCGGCCAAGGTGTTGGAGCAGCTCACAGGCCAGACCCCTGTGTTTTCCAAAG CCAGGTACACTGTCAGGTCCTTCGGCATCAGGAGGAACGAGAAGATTGCCGTCCACTGCACAGTCCGCGGGGCCAAGGCAGAAGAGATCCTGGAGAAGGGTCTAAAG GTGCGGGAGTATGAGTTAAGGAAAAATAACTTCTCAGATACTGGAAACTTTGGTTTTGGGATCCAGGAACACATCGATCTGGGAATCAAATATGACCCAAGCATCGGCATCTACGGCCTGGACTTCTACGTG GTGCTGGGTAGGCCAGGTTTCAGCATCGCAGACAAGAAGCGCAGGACAGGCTGCATTGGGGCCAAACACAGAATCAGCAAAGAGGAGGCCATGCGCTGGTTCCAGCAGAAG TATGATGGGATCATCCTTCCTGGCAAATAA